A part of Eubacterium sp. AB3007 genomic DNA contains:
- a CDS encoding U32 family peptidase, producing MNKIELLAPAGDLEKLKIAILYGADAVYFGGEAFSLRAGAGNLTIEEMREGIDFAHEKGRRCYLTLNIYAHNEDIAPLKAYLEEIRSLKIDAFLVSDPGVMSLLKEIIPEAEIHLSTQANMTNYVTARFWYDLGVRRLVLARELSLEEIRKIRTEIPEEMELESFVHGAMCISYSGRCLLSNYMTGRDANRGACAHPCRYRYALMEEQRPGEYFPVEEDERGTYIMNSKDLCMIRHIPDLVQAGIGSAKIEGRMKSIYYVATIVHAYRQAIDAFYADPEGYVFREEWMQELEKASHRAFTTGFYYGKAVGDSQNYETSKYIKDYSFVGLVTGYDPATGLAEVEQRNKMVLGEKIELFGPNMDGFSQVLTEMYDAETGAPLEAAPHPQQKLKIRVEQKVSPFCMLRKKTEKELRK from the coding sequence ATGAACAAAATCGAACTGCTGGCTCCGGCCGGCGACCTTGAAAAACTGAAAATTGCAATCCTCTATGGCGCGGATGCAGTATATTTTGGAGGTGAAGCCTTCAGCCTCCGCGCTGGGGCAGGCAATCTGACCATTGAGGAGATGCGGGAGGGGATCGACTTCGCTCACGAGAAGGGACGTCGTTGCTATCTCACCCTGAACATCTACGCCCACAACGAGGATATCGCTCCGCTGAAGGCATATCTGGAGGAGATCCGTTCCCTGAAGATCGATGCTTTTCTGGTATCTGATCCCGGAGTTATGTCCCTTCTGAAGGAGATCATTCCGGAGGCGGAGATCCATTTGTCCACACAGGCGAACATGACCAACTACGTGACTGCCAGGTTCTGGTACGATCTGGGGGTCAGACGACTTGTGCTGGCCAGGGAACTCTCACTGGAAGAGATCCGGAAGATCCGAACGGAGATACCGGAGGAGATGGAGTTGGAAAGCTTTGTGCACGGTGCCATGTGCATCTCTTACTCAGGGCGGTGTCTTCTGTCCAATTACATGACAGGCCGGGACGCTAACCGCGGAGCCTGTGCACATCCATGTCGTTACCGCTACGCGCTTATGGAAGAGCAGCGGCCCGGAGAGTACTTTCCTGTAGAGGAGGACGAACGAGGCACTTACATCATGAATTCCAAGGATCTGTGCATGATTCGGCATATTCCGGATCTGGTACAGGCGGGGATCGGCAGCGCCAAGATCGAAGGCAGGATGAAGAGCATCTACTATGTTGCTACCATCGTCCATGCCTACCGGCAGGCCATCGATGCCTTTTATGCGGATCCGGAAGGCTATGTGTTCCGGGAGGAATGGATGCAGGAACTGGAGAAGGCAAGTCATCGGGCATTCACTACGGGATTCTACTACGGCAAAGCCGTTGGAGATTCCCAGAACTATGAAACCAGCAAGTACATCAAGGACTATTCATTTGTAGGGCTCGTGACGGGGTACGACCCTGCTACCGGTCTTGCGGAGGTGGAGCAGCGGAATAAGATGGTCCTGGGAGAGAAGATCGAGCTGTTCGGTCCGAATATGGACGGGTTCTCGCAGGTATTAACAGAAATGTACGATGCGGAGACTGGCGCGCCTTTGGAGGCAGCGCCGCATCCCCAGCAGAAACTGAAGATCAGAGTGGAGCAGAAAGTCAGTCCTTTCTGTATGCTCCGCAAGAAGACCGAAAAGGAGTTGAGGAAATAA
- the mltG gene encoding endolytic transglycosylase MltG, which produces MSKQNRMMENDNTGFFASIGLKTRIVMLVLAVMLVMSFGLIIYAKSLGGACMDPDATKKVTVEVEPGSTTDSIGDLLEEKGIVNDATVFKFFTVYKKYDGLYQAGVYALSPSMTNDEIATILKEGKTNTTSFTIPEGFTEYETAERLAKNKIAEEQEFINTLENGKFRKEYSFLKGAQKNKHYLEGFLFPDTYTVTVGADNETIIRAMLDRFQEVIGDDQKTRAEKMGYSLNDIIIVASIIEKEAAVDKDREKVASVIYNRLKIDMPLQMDSTVQYVRSFDKERKKDLTYEDIEVDSEYNTYKNPGLPPGPICSPGKASIEAALNPANTKYLYFILSDKLDDSMAFSKDYDQFLKDKDAYYAARDAAEKD; this is translated from the coding sequence ATGAGTAAACAGAATAGAATGATGGAAAATGACAATACCGGCTTCTTTGCCAGCATCGGTCTGAAAACGCGGATCGTGATGCTGGTTCTTGCCGTGATGCTTGTCATGTCCTTTGGTCTGATCATCTACGCCAAGAGCCTCGGTGGCGCCTGCATGGATCCGGATGCTACCAAGAAAGTGACCGTGGAAGTGGAACCTGGATCTACCACAGATTCTATCGGCGATCTGCTGGAAGAGAAGGGGATCGTGAATGATGCTACCGTGTTCAAGTTCTTCACCGTCTACAAGAAATACGACGGGTTATATCAGGCAGGTGTATACGCATTATCTCCTTCCATGACCAACGATGAGATCGCTACGATCCTGAAGGAAGGGAAGACCAATACGACATCCTTCACCATCCCAGAGGGTTTCACAGAATATGAAACTGCCGAGCGTCTGGCCAAGAACAAGATCGCAGAGGAACAGGAATTCATCAACACCCTGGAGAATGGCAAGTTTCGAAAGGAGTACAGTTTCCTGAAAGGGGCCCAGAAGAACAAGCATTATCTGGAGGGGTTTCTGTTTCCAGATACCTACACAGTGACGGTGGGCGCTGACAACGAAACGATCATCCGTGCCATGCTGGACCGTTTCCAGGAGGTGATCGGAGATGACCAGAAGACACGAGCCGAGAAGATGGGTTACTCGTTGAATGATATCATCATCGTGGCCTCCATCATCGAGAAGGAAGCAGCTGTGGATAAGGACAGAGAAAAAGTCGCCAGCGTGATCTACAACCGGCTGAAGATCGATATGCCCCTTCAGATGGATTCCACCGTGCAGTATGTACGAAGCTTTGACAAGGAGCGCAAGAAGGACCTGACCTACGAGGATATCGAGGTGGATTCTGAATACAACACTTATAAGAATCCGGGACTTCCTCCGGGACCCATTTGCAGTCCCGGAAAGGCTTCCATCGAGGCGGCACTGAATCCTGCGAACACGAAGTATCTTTACTTCATCCTCAGTGACAAACTGGACGATTCCATGGCATTTTCCAAGGACTATGACCAGTTCCTGAAGGATAAGGATGCTTACTACGCTGCCAGAGATGCCGCGGAGAAGGATTGA
- a CDS encoding YlbF family regulator, with amino-acid sequence MNVYEQAHGLAAAIKASEEFRQFDELRKRVEANPDLNGMIKDYERKQMEFQAKQMTGEMSAENMQQQMSDLYAVVMKDPLAAQYLQAQMRFSVMMADVYKILGDAMGIGNPF; translated from the coding sequence ATGAACGTATATGAGCAGGCTCATGGTCTCGCCGCAGCCATTAAGGCATCGGAGGAGTTCCGTCAGTTCGATGAACTCCGGAAGAGGGTAGAGGCCAATCCTGATCTGAATGGGATGATCAAGGATTACGAACGCAAACAGATGGAGTTTCAGGCAAAACAAATGACAGGGGAGATGTCGGCAGAGAATATGCAGCAGCAGATGTCCGATCTATATGCAGTGGTCATGAAGGACCCTCTGGCCGCCCAGTATCTGCAGGCGCAGATGCGTTTCTCCGTCATGATGGCAGATGTCTATAAGATCCTCGGAGATGCAATGGGTATTGGCAATCCATTCTGA
- the xseB gene encoding exodeoxyribonuclease VII small subunit — translation MNEEKMNFEQALAELQKSAEEIKSPKLNLEDSIRCYEEGLKYYRICSDILSKTEQKIETVRERQGE, via the coding sequence ATGAATGAAGAGAAAATGAATTTCGAGCAGGCGCTTGCCGAACTGCAGAAGAGCGCGGAGGAAATCAAGTCTCCCAAGTTGAATCTGGAGGATTCTATCCGGTGCTATGAGGAGGGACTGAAGTACTACAGGATCTGCAGTGACATTCTTTCTAAGACAGAACAGAAGATCGAAACCGTCAGAGAAAGACAGGGGGAGTGA
- a CDS encoding polyprenyl synthetase family protein, whose translation MRENYNEYKAIVDEHILDYMPNIDTLSRSLYDSMRYSLMAGGKRLRPVLMMATCEFCGLDSYEALPYACAMEYIHTYSLIHDDLPCMDDDDMRRGQPSNHIVYGEDIATLAGDGLLNTAFEVMNKDLFMFFDNDEKLKRRINACYAITKAAGVTGMVAGQVADTESESKEGSNEMLEFIHLNKTAALIKAAIDAGLYLGGADEETTADFRAYAENLGLAFQIADDLLDVRGNAEEMGKATGEDEKNNKLTYVSLNGLAAAEEKLHQLTSNAVSAIEEYYDNAEFFRDLVLKLETRTK comes from the coding sequence ATGAGAGAGAATTACAACGAATACAAGGCCATCGTCGACGAACATATCCTGGACTATATGCCGAACATTGACACACTCAGCCGTTCTCTCTATGACTCTATGAGATACAGTTTGATGGCAGGCGGAAAGAGACTGCGCCCGGTGCTCATGATGGCGACCTGCGAGTTTTGCGGCCTGGACAGCTACGAGGCGCTTCCATATGCCTGTGCCATGGAGTACATCCACACCTATTCTCTCATCCATGATGATCTTCCCTGTATGGATGACGATGACATGCGGCGCGGACAGCCCTCCAACCACATCGTGTATGGGGAGGATATCGCAACATTAGCGGGGGACGGCCTTCTGAATACCGCCTTCGAGGTGATGAACAAGGATCTGTTCATGTTCTTTGACAACGACGAGAAGCTCAAGCGTCGGATCAACGCATGCTATGCAATCACAAAAGCTGCCGGTGTGACCGGGATGGTAGCCGGGCAGGTGGCTGACACAGAATCTGAGAGCAAGGAAGGCTCCAACGAAATGCTGGAGTTCATTCACCTGAACAAGACCGCTGCTCTCATCAAGGCGGCCATCGATGCAGGTCTCTATCTGGGAGGTGCAGATGAGGAGACCACTGCAGATTTTCGAGCCTATGCAGAGAATCTTGGTCTGGCTTTCCAGATTGCCGATGATCTCCTGGATGTGCGAGGAAATGCCGAGGAGATGGGCAAGGCTACCGGGGAGGATGAGAAGAACAACAAGCTAACATATGTTTCCCTTAATGGGCTTGCGGCTGCGGAAGAGAAACTGCACCAGCTTACCAGCAATGCGGTATCTGCCATTGAGGAGTACTATGACAATGCGGAATTCTTCCGGGATCTCGTATTGAAACTGGAGACAAGAACGAAATGA
- a CDS encoding ribonuclease J: MRDNNHGSGKAPRRRAPSSGVLRGRNKPAGQKKTTHRGGETGSGLILNDTIALGKELGLKERKRTSSKKPPFLMGMSKQTEGHAQERRTHAPAPQKKKAPQKKSSSKKKADNLKIFPIGGLNEIGKNMTALEYRNQILIIDCGMSFPEDEMYGIDVVIPDYTYIVENAKKVMGVIITHGHEDHIGGVPYLLKKIKAPIYGTKLPLGLIKHKLEEHGLKGDLRPISAGESFKVGYFNVEAIRTTHSIADAICLCIETPAARVFHTGDFKIDYTPVDGEPIDFSKLAEIGGRGVDLLMADSTNVLRPGFTPSEKVVGETLDKIFENARKRIIIATFSSNVHRVQKIIELAIKHGRRFTVSGRSMENVVNLAIELGYLHFPKNAYVELNKANSVPDKELVIITTGSQGEPMSALSRIASGEHRNVKLKKGDMVILSSTPVPGNEKSVTNVVNRLYEKDVEVIYNDIADIHVSGHACQEELKLIHSLIKPRFFMPVHGEHRHLIRHAQLAMELGMKKDNIFVLENGDQLTLDRKKAIQFSHVISAEDIMVDGLGVGDIGSVVLKDRKQLSESGLIIIAASVDRRAGLLLSGPEIVSRGFVYMKEHEALVERIRDRAQNSIEHHLNSGSRDFNSLKSNVRDDMRRFIFSETKRSPVILPIFLEA; the protein is encoded by the coding sequence ATGAGAGATAACAATCATGGTTCCGGAAAGGCGCCCAGAAGGAGAGCGCCTTCTTCCGGTGTTCTGAGGGGGAGAAACAAACCCGCAGGGCAAAAGAAAACAACACACAGAGGCGGTGAGACAGGGTCCGGCCTGATCCTGAATGATACCATCGCGCTGGGGAAGGAACTGGGGCTGAAGGAGCGTAAACGCACCTCATCTAAGAAGCCACCGTTCCTCATGGGCATGTCCAAGCAGACTGAGGGGCATGCGCAGGAGAGGAGGACCCATGCACCAGCGCCACAGAAGAAAAAGGCGCCTCAGAAAAAGTCTTCCTCCAAGAAAAAGGCCGATAACCTGAAGATCTTCCCCATCGGGGGACTGAACGAAATCGGAAAGAACATGACTGCGCTTGAATACAGGAATCAGATCCTGATCATCGACTGCGGCATGTCTTTCCCTGAAGACGAGATGTACGGGATCGATGTAGTGATTCCGGACTATACTTATATCGTAGAGAACGCCAAGAAAGTCATGGGTGTCATCATTACCCATGGACATGAGGACCACATCGGCGGCGTGCCCTATCTGCTGAAGAAGATCAAAGCACCGATCTATGGCACAAAGCTGCCACTGGGGCTGATCAAGCACAAACTGGAGGAGCACGGACTGAAGGGAGATCTGCGGCCGATCAGCGCCGGAGAATCCTTCAAGGTGGGCTACTTTAATGTCGAGGCCATCCGAACCACACATTCTATCGCGGATGCGATCTGCCTCTGTATCGAGACACCGGCAGCCAGAGTCTTCCACACGGGAGATTTCAAGATCGACTATACTCCAGTGGATGGAGAACCTATTGATTTCAGCAAGCTGGCAGAGATCGGAGGGCGTGGCGTAGATCTTCTGATGGCGGACAGCACCAATGTGCTCCGTCCCGGGTTCACACCTTCAGAGAAAGTGGTAGGAGAGACTCTGGACAAGATCTTTGAAAATGCCAGGAAGCGTATCATCATCGCGACTTTCTCTTCAAACGTACACAGGGTCCAAAAGATCATAGAACTGGCGATCAAGCACGGCAGGAGGTTTACAGTGTCGGGCAGATCCATGGAAAATGTGGTCAACCTGGCCATCGAGCTAGGGTACCTGCATTTCCCAAAGAATGCCTATGTGGAGCTCAACAAGGCGAACAGTGTTCCGGACAAGGAACTGGTCATCATTACCACAGGAAGCCAGGGAGAACCGATGTCCGCACTCTCCAGAATCGCTTCCGGAGAGCACCGAAACGTAAAACTCAAGAAGGGGGACATGGTTATCCTTTCTTCCACGCCGGTACCCGGTAACGAAAAGAGCGTGACCAATGTTGTAAACCGTCTGTATGAAAAGGACGTGGAGGTGATCTACAACGACATTGCGGATATCCACGTATCCGGCCACGCCTGTCAGGAAGAACTGAAACTGATCCATTCTCTGATCAAACCAAGGTTCTTTATGCCGGTGCACGGTGAACACAGACACCTGATCCGCCACGCACAGCTCGCTATGGAACTGGGCATGAAGAAAGATAACATCTTCGTTTTGGAGAACGGCGATCAGTTGACCCTTGACCGAAAGAAAGCCATCCAGTTCAGCCATGTCATCAGCGCTGAAGATATCATGGTAGATGGACTGGGCGTTGGTGACATCGGAAGTGTGGTTCTGAAGGACCGGAAACAATTGTCCGAGTCCGGCCTTATCATCATCGCCGCTTCCGTGGACAGAAGAGCCGGGTTGCTCCTATCCGGACCGGAAATCGTCAGCCGCGGTTTTGTGTACATGAAGGAGCATGAGGCGCTGGTGGAGCGCATACGGGATAGAGCGCAGAATTCCATCGAGCACCACCTGAACAGCGGAAGCCGGGATTTCAATTCTCTGAAGAGCAATGTCCGGGACGATATGCGCAGGTTTATCTTCAGTGAGACCAAGCGAAGCCCGGTGATCCTTCCTATATTTTTGGAAGCATAG
- the efp gene encoding elongation factor P, with translation MITAGDFRKGITFEMNGDPHVVIDFQHVKPGKGAAFVRTKHKNILTGAIKEEAFNPSDKFPKAHIDTKQMQYLYNDGELYYFMDQETFEQVPISHEDVEEAMKYLRENDVATIKFYNGSPFQVEAPNFVDLEVIDCEPGVKGDTATNVTKAATVETGAVIQVPIFIETGERIQIDTRSGEYLGRSK, from the coding sequence ATGATCACAGCAGGAGATTTCAGAAAAGGTATCACCTTTGAGATGAATGGGGATCCACATGTCGTTATCGATTTCCAGCATGTCAAGCCGGGTAAGGGCGCTGCTTTTGTCAGAACCAAACATAAGAACATTCTGACCGGAGCCATCAAGGAAGAGGCCTTCAACCCCAGTGACAAGTTCCCGAAGGCGCACATCGACACCAAGCAGATGCAGTATCTGTATAACGACGGTGAGTTGTACTACTTCATGGATCAGGAAACCTTCGAACAGGTGCCCATCAGTCATGAGGACGTGGAAGAGGCTATGAAATACCTTAGAGAGAACGATGTGGCTACCATCAAGTTCTACAACGGTTCCCCGTTCCAGGTGGAAGCGCCGAACTTCGTTGATCTGGAAGTCATTGACTGTGAGCCGGGCGTGAAGGGCGATACCGCCACCAACGTCACCAAGGCAGCCACTGTGGAGACCGGTGCCGTGATCCAGGTGCCTATCTTCATCGAGACAGGAGAGCGCATCCAGATCGATACCAGATCCGGTGAGTACCTTGGAAGATCCAAGTAA
- the nusB gene encoding transcription antitermination factor NusB: MNRREARETMMKVFYQLDVAGDFQSSFEDSVPMEKLGGQESYCRAIYEAVCEHKDEIDRMISEHSIKWKVERMAKTDIATLRLATGEILFIEDIPVPVSINEAVEMVKKYGTDQSPRFVNAVLGSLVKVHGQK, translated from the coding sequence ATGAACAGAAGAGAAGCCAGAGAAACGATGATGAAAGTATTCTACCAGCTGGATGTGGCAGGAGATTTTCAGTCGTCCTTCGAAGACAGTGTGCCGATGGAGAAACTTGGCGGGCAGGAATCCTACTGCAGAGCGATCTACGAGGCTGTTTGCGAACACAAGGACGAGATCGACCGTATGATCAGTGAGCATAGCATCAAGTGGAAGGTGGAACGCATGGCAAAAACGGATATCGCCACACTGCGACTGGCCACCGGAGAGATCCTCTTCATAGAGGACATCCCCGTCCCGGTGTCTATCAACGAAGCAGTTGAAATGGTGAAGAAATACGGCACCGATCAGTCCCCGAGATTTGTCAATGCTGTCTTGGGTAGTCTTGTTAAGGTCCATGGACAGAAGTGA
- a CDS encoding hemolysin family protein — protein MSADPGNLPISWQITIIVITIILSGIVALSNTAMESVGRTKVRQMAEEDREDKRAENLRILVEKPSRYRYCNRLLNYLLVFTGLLCIFDMPLPVSPWIVVLLYVFVLISMAEMFPRKLARQHALPIARRFAGIQLFLGTLLSPFTGSMMFVANIFLKLFGQETNVSEEEYSEDEIMSILEVGQQNGALMEEGKRMIGSIFEFDDELAYEIMTPRTDVFMIDIEDSPEEYIDQLMEMRYTRMPVCEGDSDNIIGTLHIKDYLIKAWQDGFDKVDIRSILRKPYFVPETKKINTLFIELQQEKQHIAILIDEYGGFSGIVTMEDIVEEIVGDIDDEYDEENEVIERLSTGDYLVDGNVDLDDLNEELGTDLESDTSETIGGFIIDILGEIPGDGYVRQTIEYGKYSFTILSVKERRIEKIKMHIEPEEDEQSGNGEERGRESH, from the coding sequence ATGTCAGCTGACCCTGGCAATCTGCCTATATCGTGGCAGATCACCATTATCGTCATCACCATCATACTCAGCGGTATTGTCGCCCTGAGTAATACGGCCATGGAAAGCGTGGGAAGAACAAAGGTCCGACAGATGGCCGAGGAAGACCGGGAGGACAAACGCGCCGAGAATCTACGCATCCTCGTGGAGAAGCCTTCGCGCTATCGGTATTGCAACCGGCTTCTTAACTATCTGTTGGTGTTCACCGGATTGCTGTGTATATTTGATATGCCTTTGCCGGTGAGTCCGTGGATCGTGGTGCTGTTATATGTTTTTGTGCTTATCTCTATGGCAGAGATGTTTCCGCGGAAACTGGCCAGGCAACATGCGCTTCCTATTGCCAGACGGTTTGCCGGGATACAGCTGTTCCTCGGCACATTGCTAAGCCCCTTTACGGGCTCTATGATGTTCGTTGCCAATATCTTCCTTAAACTGTTTGGACAGGAGACTAACGTCAGTGAGGAGGAGTATTCCGAGGACGAGATCATGTCCATACTTGAGGTAGGGCAGCAGAACGGCGCCCTCATGGAAGAAGGAAAGAGAATGATTGGCAGTATCTTCGAGTTTGACGATGAGCTGGCTTACGAGATCATGACGCCTCGTACCGATGTGTTCATGATCGATATCGAGGATTCGCCAGAGGAATACATTGACCAGTTGATGGAAATGCGCTACACCAGAATGCCTGTGTGTGAGGGAGACAGCGACAACATCATCGGTACCCTTCATATCAAGGATTACCTGATCAAGGCCTGGCAGGATGGGTTTGACAAGGTGGATATACGTTCCATACTTCGGAAACCATACTTTGTACCGGAGACCAAGAAGATCAACACGCTCTTCATCGAATTGCAGCAGGAGAAGCAGCATATCGCCATCCTGATCGACGAATACGGTGGATTCAGTGGGATCGTCACTATGGAAGACATTGTCGAAGAGATCGTGGGAGATATCGACGACGAGTATGATGAAGAGAATGAGGTGATCGAGCGTCTGTCTACCGGAGACTATCTGGTTGACGGTAACGTAGATCTTGACGACCTCAACGAAGAACTTGGAACGGATCTGGAATCAGACACCAGTGAGACCATTGGTGGGTTCATTATAGATATTCTGGGCGAAATCCCAGGAGATGGGTATGTCAGACAGACCATCGAATACGGAAAATACAGTTTTACGATCCTGTCCGTGAAGGAAAGACGTATTGAGAAGATCAAGATGCACATAGAGCCGGAGGAGGATGAACAGTCCGGTAACGGTGAAGAACGAGGGAGAGAAAGTCACTGA
- a CDS encoding Asp23/Gls24 family envelope stress response protein: MSENTNESIDIKDLLRLTGDTVCAIEGVSSLADTLTDTLKNLSGMSGQTHGIRISEDDGELSLDINLNVFYHTEIPDLAWDIQSAVKQALESKTGYKVAKVDIHVQGVEMKEEGEA; encoded by the coding sequence ATGAGTGAAAACACGAACGAGAGCATTGATATCAAGGATCTGCTTCGGTTGACCGGAGATACTGTATGCGCCATCGAGGGAGTAAGCTCTCTGGCGGATACCCTTACTGATACGCTTAAGAATCTTTCCGGCATGTCCGGACAGACCCACGGCATACGGATCTCTGAGGATGATGGAGAATTGTCGCTTGACATCAATCTGAACGTCTTTTACCATACGGAGATCCCTGATCTGGCCTGGGATATACAGAGTGCAGTCAAGCAGGCCCTGGAGAGCAAGACAGGTTATAAGGTCGCGAAAGTTGACATCCATGTACAGGGTGTGGAAATGAAGGAAGAAGGAGAAGCATGA
- the xseA gene encoding exodeoxyribonuclease VII large subunit, producing the protein MAVRPISVSQLNDYLARVIGTDPLLSNITVRGEASGVKYHSSGHIYFSLVDRDSQVRCFLSRNNLRVMDFRLQDGMALVIGGSISVYKQGGSYSLFVRSIELEGEGAMALAFEKMKKKLAAEGLFDQAHKKPLPTFPRRVGVVTAETGAAIRDILKNITRKNDFVDVYLYPSMVQGEGAAETIAEAIRLANAQREPVDVLIVGRGGGSAEDLSAFNEECVARAIFDSRIPVISAVGHEIDFSIADLVADVRAETPTAGAQMAVPDTEELRGTIEELKETLLQNLENTMLYQRLKIENLKGSLEERAQHRIGEARTQIETLRLLLEENAPQKILQNGYAIVEDPSGNVVVDAADVAANVPYKVIFASGHAYMERTERGDSDE; encoded by the coding sequence ATGGCAGTCAGACCCATCAGTGTCTCACAACTGAATGACTATCTGGCCAGAGTGATCGGCACAGATCCGCTATTGAGCAACATCACCGTGCGGGGAGAAGCTTCCGGTGTTAAGTACCACAGCAGCGGGCATATCTATTTTTCGCTGGTGGACCGGGATAGCCAGGTAAGATGTTTTCTCAGTAGAAATAACCTTCGGGTGATGGATTTCCGCCTTCAAGACGGTATGGCACTGGTCATTGGAGGAAGCATCAGCGTCTATAAACAAGGCGGAAGTTACTCCCTGTTCGTGCGGAGCATAGAACTGGAAGGGGAGGGCGCAATGGCCCTGGCCTTCGAGAAGATGAAGAAAAAGCTGGCGGCGGAGGGGCTGTTCGACCAGGCACATAAGAAACCGCTTCCTACATTCCCCAGGCGAGTCGGAGTGGTTACCGCAGAAACAGGAGCTGCGATCCGGGACATCCTGAAGAATATTACCAGAAAGAACGACTTTGTAGATGTGTACTTATACCCTTCCATGGTGCAGGGGGAAGGGGCTGCCGAGACAATTGCGGAGGCTATTCGTCTGGCCAATGCACAGAGAGAACCTGTGGATGTTCTGATCGTCGGCCGCGGCGGCGGCAGTGCGGAGGATCTCAGCGCATTCAACGAGGAGTGTGTGGCCAGAGCGATCTTCGATTCCAGGATTCCTGTGATCTCCGCTGTAGGCCACGAGATCGACTTCAGTATCGCCGATCTGGTAGCTGATGTACGGGCAGAGACTCCCACCGCCGGTGCGCAGATGGCTGTGCCGGATACAGAGGAACTGAGAGGAACCATCGAGGAGTTGAAGGAGACTCTTCTGCAAAATCTGGAGAACACCATGCTGTACCAGCGGCTGAAGATAGAGAATCTGAAGGGTTCTTTGGAGGAAAGAGCACAGCACAGGATCGGAGAAGCCAGGACACAGATCGAGACACTTCGTCTCTTGCTGGAGGAGAACGCACCTCAGAAGATCCTACAGAACGGATACGCGATCGTGGAGGATCCCTCCGGAAATGTGGTGGTGGACGCCGCGGATGTCGCAGCTAATGTCCCTTATAAGGTGATCTTTGCCTCTGGGCATGCATACATGGAGAGAACGGAGAGAGGTGATTCTGATGAATGA
- a CDS encoding O-methyltransferase, translated as MDIVDKEIRDFFLSSYQPPHPMLLSLRQQGERALVPIIMRDTESVLGMLLRMKRPSRILEVGTAIGYSAMFFALSCPEAEVYTIEQDPQVFRSARANIQAAGLDHRIHSLLGDGAEEIDKLRDKGINGFDLVFLDAGKSHYRRFLDSALAVIASEALIVADNILIHGMTVAEAADPRRKHLTNVRKMREYLDYVLTEENMMTTLLPVGDGLAITEIRTHEQNRTAGSGRRP; from the coding sequence ATGGATATCGTAGATAAGGAGATACGGGATTTTTTTCTGAGCAGTTACCAGCCACCGCATCCCATGCTCCTGTCTTTGCGGCAGCAGGGGGAACGCGCTCTGGTGCCCATCATTATGAGAGATACGGAGTCGGTACTTGGGATGCTCCTTCGGATGAAAAGACCTTCCAGGATTCTGGAAGTAGGGACAGCCATCGGCTATTCAGCCATGTTTTTCGCCCTATCTTGTCCGGAGGCAGAGGTGTACACCATCGAGCAGGATCCACAGGTGTTCCGGAGCGCCAGAGCTAATATCCAAGCGGCAGGACTGGATCACAGGATCCACAGCCTTTTGGGAGATGGTGCGGAGGAGATCGACAAGCTGCGTGACAAAGGGATCAACGGGTTCGATCTCGTGTTTCTGGACGCAGGAAAAAGCCATTACCGGCGTTTTCTGGACAGTGCATTGGCCGTGATCGCCTCGGAAGCTCTGATAGTGGCAGATAACATCCTGATTCACGGCATGACAGTGGCAGAAGCGGCGGATCCCAGACGAAAACATCTGACCAACGTACGGAAGATGCGGGAGTACCTGGACTACGTACTCACAGAAGAGAACATGATGACTACACTGCTCCCGGTGGGGGACGGTCTTGCGATAACGGAAATAAGAACACATGAACAAAATCGAACTGCTGGCTCCGGCCGGCGACCTTGA